CGGAATTGGCCCAACACGTCATGGAAGACGCGGATGCAGAATTTGTCAGCAAGGCCCGGCCCGGGGATTTCATCGTGGCGGGTAAAAATTTTGGCTGCGGCTCTTCCCGGGAACACGCCCCCATCGCCCTGAAGGCCGCGGGTCTTTCCGGGGTCATCGCCGCCAGTTTTGCGCGCATCTTTTATCGCAACGCCTTTAATATGGGGTTGCCCATCTTTGAATCAACGGCGGCCGCGGCCGAGATTGAGGCCGGGGATGAAGTGAGCGTCGATCTGGACAGCGGGGTAATCACCGATCACACCACTGGGAAGACTTACACCTCCCAGCCCTTGCCGCCTTTTATGCAAGAGTTGCTGGCCGATGGCGGGCTGATGGCACACGTAATCAAAAAGATCGGAGTGCAGAACAGATGACTTACCAGATTGCGGTGATTCCGGGCGACGGCACCGGCCCGGAAGTGGCAGCCGAAGGACTCAAGGTTCTCAACGCCGTGGCCGTGCCGGCTGGCCTGAAATTTAACTTTGTCACCTATGACCTGGGCGGGGAGCGTTATTTGCGGACCGGCGAGACCCTCCCGGACGGCGTCGTTGACGAACTCCGGGGCTTTGATGCCATCTATTTAGGGGCCATCGGCCACCCCGAGGTTAAGCCCGGCATCCTGGAAAAGGGTATTCTGCTGAAGTTGCGTTTCTCCTTGGATCAATATATTAACTTAAGGCCGGTGGTGCTCTATCCTGGAGTGGAGACCCCGCTAAAAGATAAGGGTCCGGAAGATATCAATTTTATCGTGGTGCGGGAAAACACCGAGGGACTGTATGCCGGGGCCGGGGGATTTTTGCGATACGGCACCCCGGATGAAGTGGCGGTCCAGGAGTCGATTAACACACGCAAAGGGGTGGACCGCTGCTTAAAATTTGCCTTTGAACTGACCCGCAAACGTAATCGGGCTAAAAAACTCACTCTGTGCGGCAAGACTAATGTCCTGACTTATGCCTTTGATCTGTGGGAACGGGCCTTCCAGACTATGGCCCCGGAATATCCTGATGTCACTACCGATTATGCCCATGTCGACGCCATCTGTATGTGGATGGTCAAAAACCCGGAATGGTTCGATGTCATCGTCACTGACAACATGTTCGGCGACATCATTACCGACCTGGGGGCGATGATCCAGGGCGGCATGGGGGTGGCTGCTGGTGGTAATATCAATCCCCAAGGAGTGTCGATGTTTGAGCCGATCGGGGGCTCGGCTCCCAAATATACCGGCAAAAATGTCATCAATCCGATCGCCGCGATTGCCGCGGCCCAGATGATGCTGGACCATCTGGGTGAGGCGCGGGCCGCAGCCGCAGTGGAAAACAGCATCAAAACGGTGGTAGCCCAGCATTTGAAAAGCCTGTCGGCCGGGAAAATGGGCTACAGCACCACAGAAGTCGGCGACCTGGTGGCCCGGTATGCGGTAGAAAGCCTTAGTGGCTGAATAAATTTTGATATTTTGGCTGTAGGGGCGACCCGGCGGTCGCCCCTACGGGTTAGCTTGTTTAAAAAATGATGCAGGAGAAGATTTAATTATGGCCCGGACCTTTAATGTCGCGGTGGCAGGAGCGACAGGAGCGGTGGGCACCCAGATGGTGGCCTGCCTGGAAGAACGCAAGTTTCCGGTACGGATGTTGCGGCCTCTGGCGTCGGAGCGTTCCCTGGGCCGTAAGGTGAGCTTTTATGGGCAGGAACTGCCGGTTGAGGTGTTAACCGAGGATTCTTTTCGAGACATCGATATTGCCCTGTTTTCCGCGGGTGGCTCGGTCAGCCTGAAATATGGCCCTATTGCGGCACAATCCGGCGCGGTAGTGGTGGACAACTCCAGTGCCTTCCGCATGGACCCGGAGATCCCGCTGGT
Above is a genomic segment from Deltaproteobacteria bacterium containing:
- a CDS encoding 3-isopropylmalate dehydratase small subunit, giving the protein MKLQGKAHKFGSDVNTDEIIPARYLSTSEPTELAQHVMEDADAEFVSKARPGDFIVAGKNFGCGSSREHAPIALKAAGLSGVIAASFARIFYRNAFNMGLPIFESTAAAAEIEAGDEVSVDLDSGVITDHTTGKTYTSQPLPPFMQELLADGGLMAHVIKKIGVQNR
- a CDS encoding 3-isopropylmalate dehydrogenase → MTYQIAVIPGDGTGPEVAAEGLKVLNAVAVPAGLKFNFVTYDLGGERYLRTGETLPDGVVDELRGFDAIYLGAIGHPEVKPGILEKGILLKLRFSLDQYINLRPVVLYPGVETPLKDKGPEDINFIVVRENTEGLYAGAGGFLRYGTPDEVAVQESINTRKGVDRCLKFAFELTRKRNRAKKLTLCGKTNVLTYAFDLWERAFQTMAPEYPDVTTDYAHVDAICMWMVKNPEWFDVIVTDNMFGDIITDLGAMIQGGMGVAAGGNINPQGVSMFEPIGGSAPKYTGKNVINPIAAIAAAQMMLDHLGEARAAAAVENSIKTVVAQHLKSLSAGKMGYSTTEVGDLVARYAVESLSG